One segment of Virgibacillus doumboii DNA contains the following:
- the cysK gene encoding cysteine synthase A: MRVAESIAGLIGETPIVKLNRTVDENSADIYLKLEFMNPGSSVKDRIALSMIEAAEKQGELKEGDTIIEPTSGNTGIGLAMVAAAKGYKSVLVMPDTMSQERRNLLRAYGAELILTPGADGMKGAIKKAEELKEKNGYFMPQQFNNEANSEVHARTTGKEIVKQMEDGLDAFVSGIGTGGTITGAGNVLKDNFDGIKIYAVEPEDSAILSGGSPGPHKIQGLGAGFVPKILDTDVYDEVIRISNDEAFEASREVAKDEGVLGGISAGAAVAAAKKVGKKLGKGKKVLAVIPDNGERYLSTPLYQYDKE, translated from the coding sequence ATGAGAGTGGCGGAATCAATAGCCGGGTTGATTGGAGAAACCCCAATAGTAAAATTAAATCGCACAGTAGATGAAAACAGTGCTGACATTTATTTAAAATTGGAGTTTATGAATCCGGGAAGTTCAGTGAAAGACCGTATTGCATTGTCAATGATCGAGGCAGCTGAAAAGCAGGGTGAATTAAAAGAAGGCGACACAATTATTGAGCCAACAAGTGGGAATACAGGTATTGGACTGGCAATGGTTGCCGCAGCCAAAGGGTACAAATCTGTCCTTGTAATGCCGGATACCATGAGTCAGGAACGCCGTAACCTTCTGCGTGCCTACGGGGCAGAGCTAATTTTAACCCCGGGAGCTGACGGTATGAAGGGTGCTATTAAAAAAGCAGAGGAATTAAAAGAGAAGAACGGTTACTTTATGCCACAGCAATTTAATAATGAAGCAAATTCAGAAGTTCACGCACGAACAACCGGGAAGGAAATCGTCAAGCAAATGGAAGACGGTCTTGATGCATTTGTATCCGGTATCGGAACAGGTGGTACAATTACCGGTGCAGGCAATGTGCTGAAAGACAATTTTGACGGTATTAAAATTTACGCAGTTGAACCGGAAGATTCAGCAATTTTATCAGGTGGATCTCCAGGACCGCACAAGATTCAGGGTCTTGGAGCAGGCTTTGTTCCTAAAATCCTGGACACGGACGTTTATGATGAAGTAATTCGAATTTCAAATGACGAGGCGTTCGAAGCATCACGTGAAGTTGCGAAAGATGAAGGAGTTTTAGGCGGAATCTCAGCTGGTGCGGCAGTTGCAGCAGCTAAAAAAGTCGGTAAAAAGCTGGGTAAAGGTAAAAAAGTGCTCGCCGTCATCCCTGATAATGGTGAAAGATATCTGTCTACACCGTTATATCAGTATGACAAAGAATAA
- the folP gene encoding dihydropteroate synthase, translating into MKLTTNSKTYHLEERTHIMGILNVTPDSFSDGGSYSSVDRAVEHAVLMEQQGADIIDIGGESTRPDHDPVSMEEELERVLPVIRAVKEHVSIPISIDTYKAETARQAVEAGAEIINDVWGAKREPAIAEVAAEHNVPIILMHNRTNMDYTSIIDDMKQDLQASIDIALEAGVPKENIILDPGVGFAKTSADNLVVMNSLENFTNLGYPVLLAASRKSFIGKILNADPSERDNGTGATTCLGISKGAQIVRVHNVELHLELAKMMDAMLGKKGAVSLG; encoded by the coding sequence GTGAAATTAACTACCAATTCCAAAACATATCACTTAGAGGAACGAACACATATTATGGGAATTCTGAATGTAACGCCGGATTCTTTTTCGGATGGAGGAAGCTACTCCTCTGTTGATCGGGCGGTTGAACATGCTGTTTTAATGGAACAGCAAGGAGCAGACATTATTGATATTGGCGGGGAATCCACACGGCCGGATCATGATCCAGTATCAATGGAAGAAGAGCTTGAACGGGTTTTGCCGGTCATTCGTGCTGTAAAAGAGCATGTCAGCATTCCGATTTCGATTGACACATATAAAGCGGAAACCGCCAGACAGGCAGTTGAGGCGGGAGCCGAAATTATAAATGATGTTTGGGGTGCGAAAAGAGAACCTGCAATTGCCGAAGTGGCAGCAGAGCACAATGTCCCGATTATTTTAATGCATAACCGGACAAATATGGATTACACATCAATTATTGATGACATGAAACAGGATCTGCAGGCGAGTATCGACATTGCTCTTGAAGCTGGTGTTCCGAAAGAAAATATTATACTTGACCCTGGAGTCGGTTTTGCCAAAACTTCTGCGGATAATTTGGTTGTCATGAACAGCCTTGAGAATTTTACCAATCTCGGATATCCGGTTTTGTTAGCTGCATCACGCAAATCATTTATCGGAAAAATATTGAACGCAGATCCCTCTGAGCGGGATAACGGAACCGGTGCGACAACTTGTCTGGGGATTTCAAAAGGCGCACAAATTGTTCGAGTTCATAATGTCGAATTACACCTGGAATTGGCTAAAATGATGGATGCGATGCTCGGCAAGAAGGGAGCTGTAAGCCTTGGATAA
- the folB gene encoding dihydroneopterin aldolase, with product MDKILMNQMEFYGYHGLFPEENKLGQRFYVDVELIADLEKSARSDDMNDSINYGDVYEAVKEIMEGTPKNLIEAVAGAISDQLFQAFDILEACTVKVTKPDPPIPGHYQSAAVEIYRERR from the coding sequence TTGGATAAAATCTTGATGAACCAAATGGAGTTTTACGGATATCATGGCCTGTTCCCAGAGGAAAATAAGCTCGGCCAACGTTTCTATGTGGATGTTGAGCTAATAGCAGACCTTGAGAAATCAGCCAGGTCAGATGATATGAATGATTCCATTAACTATGGCGATGTATATGAAGCCGTAAAGGAAATCATGGAAGGTACACCGAAGAATCTGATAGAAGCAGTTGCTGGGGCTATTTCAGATCAGCTTTTTCAGGCATTTGATATACTGGAGGCCTGTACGGTAAAGGTTACAAAACCAGATCCCCCGATACCGGGTCATTACCAATCAGCAGCAGTGGAAATTTACCGGGAGCGAAGATGA
- the folK gene encoding 2-amino-4-hydroxy-6-hydroxymethyldihydropteridine diphosphokinase encodes MKRAYVALGSNIEPREEYLADALQMLDSNDKIITVKKSSIYQTAPVGYTDQGDFLNMVVEIDTSLPSEELLDFCQYVERHLGRKRDIRFGPRTIDLDILVYNQENSKTERLTIPHPRMHKRAFVLIPLHEIVPDLQLTDSSKTVSNYIEELSESDKKDVKRWTRKD; translated from the coding sequence ATGAAAAGAGCATACGTTGCACTTGGCTCGAATATCGAACCAAGGGAAGAATATCTAGCAGATGCATTACAGATGCTGGATAGTAACGATAAGATTATAACAGTAAAAAAATCATCCATCTATCAAACGGCGCCTGTCGGTTACACAGATCAGGGTGACTTTTTAAATATGGTAGTTGAAATAGATACCTCATTGCCTTCAGAAGAACTATTGGATTTTTGCCAGTATGTTGAACGGCATCTGGGAAGAAAAAGGGATATCCGTTTTGGTCCGAGGACAATCGACCTTGACATTTTAGTTTATAATCAAGAAAATAGTAAAACAGAGCGATTAACAATTCCGCACCCAAGAATGCACAAAAGAGCTTTTGTACTTATACCATTACACGAGATCGTCCCAGATTTGCAGCTTACTGATAGTAGTAAAACAGTATCAAATTATATAGAAGAACTTTCGGAAAGCGATAAAAAGGATGTAAAGCGATGGACACGAAAAGACTAG
- a CDS encoding helix-turn-helix domain-containing protein has translation MDTKRLGRRIKAFRKLKGYTQVELAEELEVPIITLGDVERGKQRASNELLEQIAVTLSISKQEILAGETVHEE, from the coding sequence ATGGACACGAAAAGACTAGGCAGAAGAATTAAGGCTTTTCGAAAGCTGAAGGGATATACCCAAGTAGAATTAGCCGAGGAATTGGAAGTCCCAATTATTACATTAGGTGATGTTGAGCGGGGTAAACAGAGAGCTTCGAATGAATTATTGGAGCAAATAGCTGTCACCCTGTCGATATCCAAACAGGAAATTTTAGCAGGTGAAACCGTACACGAGGAATAA
- the lysS gene encoding lysine--tRNA ligase, whose amino-acid sequence MSEELNDHMRVRREKMESYREQGIDAFGGKFNRTNYATDLVAGYDQFSKEELEEKTDKVTIAGRVMTKRGKGKAGFAHLQDLSGQIQIYVRKDMIGEEAYEIFQSIDMGDIVGVTGVMFKTKVGELSVKATEFTLLTKSLRPLPEKYHGLKDIEQRYRQRYLDLITNPDSKETFILRSKIIQSMRRYLDGEGFLEVETPMMHGIPGGASARPFETHHNALDIPLYMRIAIELHLKRLIVGGMEKVYEIGRVFRNEGVSTRHNPEFTMMELYEAYADFHDVMTLTENLIAHIAKEVLGKKTVMYGEEEVNLEPEWTRLHMVDAIKEYTGVDFWQKMSDEDAKALAKEHDVQIGDTMTFGHIVNEFFEQKVEEKLIQPTFIYGHPVAISPLAKRNDKDDRFTDRFELFIVGREHANAFSELNDPIDQRERFEAQVKERDAGNDEAHLMDEDFLEAIEYGMPPTGGLGIGIDRLVMLLTNSPSIRDVLLFPQMRNK is encoded by the coding sequence GTGTCAGAAGAATTAAACGACCATATGCGGGTCCGCCGGGAGAAAATGGAATCCTACAGAGAACAGGGCATTGATGCTTTTGGCGGAAAATTTAATCGAACAAATTATGCAACAGACCTCGTTGCCGGATATGATCAATTTTCAAAGGAAGAATTGGAAGAAAAGACAGACAAAGTTACTATTGCTGGACGGGTCATGACAAAGCGCGGTAAAGGAAAAGCTGGTTTTGCCCATTTGCAGGACCTCAGTGGCCAAATTCAAATCTATGTTCGGAAAGATATGATTGGCGAAGAAGCATATGAGATTTTTCAATCCATCGACATGGGAGATATTGTTGGGGTAACTGGTGTGATGTTTAAGACGAAAGTGGGGGAACTGTCCGTTAAGGCAACAGAGTTTACGCTGCTTACTAAGTCACTTCGACCACTTCCGGAGAAATATCACGGGTTAAAAGATATTGAGCAGCGTTATCGTCAGCGTTATTTGGATTTAATCACAAATCCCGACAGTAAAGAAACGTTTATTTTGCGCAGTAAAATCATTCAGTCGATGCGCCGTTATCTTGACGGAGAAGGATTTCTTGAAGTTGAAACACCGATGATGCATGGAATACCAGGAGGAGCATCTGCTCGTCCATTTGAAACACACCATAATGCATTGGATATTCCGTTGTACATGCGAATTGCCATCGAATTACATTTGAAGCGGCTGATTGTAGGTGGAATGGAAAAAGTCTATGAAATTGGCCGGGTATTCAGAAATGAAGGAGTATCAACAAGACATAACCCTGAGTTTACCATGATGGAGCTCTACGAGGCATATGCGGATTTCCATGATGTAATGACACTCACGGAGAACCTGATTGCTCACATTGCGAAAGAAGTACTTGGCAAAAAGACCGTTATGTATGGTGAAGAGGAAGTAAATCTTGAACCGGAATGGACAAGACTGCACATGGTTGACGCCATTAAAGAATACACCGGAGTAGACTTCTGGCAAAAAATGAGTGATGAGGATGCTAAAGCATTAGCTAAAGAACATGATGTGCAAATCGGAGATACAATGACATTTGGTCATATCGTAAATGAGTTCTTTGAACAAAAAGTGGAAGAGAAATTAATACAGCCGACATTTATTTATGGACATCCAGTAGCAATCTCCCCACTTGCTAAACGAAATGATAAAGATGATCGGTTTACCGATCGTTTTGAATTGTTTATTGTTGGCCGTGAACATGCGAATGCCTTTAGTGAACTAAACGACCCTATCGATCAGCGGGAGCGATTTGAAGCCCAGGTGAAAGAGAGAGATGCAGGAAATGATGAAGCACACCTGATGGACGAGGACTTTCTGGAAGCAATCGAATATGGAATGCCGCCAACGGGTGGATTAGGTATCGGTATTGATCGCTTGGTTATGTTATTAACTAATTCACCATCAATTCGAGATGTATTGTTATTCCCGCAAATGCGTAATAAATAA
- a CDS encoding MgtC/SapB family protein codes for MVEYMNQFIGENFLVIMARVLIALILSGLIGFERELKNHSAGFRTHILVGVGSCLMMLLSLYGFEALIDQYDNIRFDPARIPSYVISGIGFLGAGTIIVNGMTIRGLTTAASIWTVAGLGLVVGVGMYAAAIFTTLIILLSLVFLNNFEKLFKKSRSSILIEIVAFPGLKINNIVSVFESYNLSIKQVEIERVEDDLRNIFIKIDRDSELDRMSLFTEISRIDQVKNIIERK; via the coding sequence ATGGTTGAATATATGAATCAATTTATTGGGGAGAATTTTTTAGTAATAATGGCACGGGTTTTAATTGCCTTAATACTATCAGGACTAATCGGATTTGAACGCGAGTTAAAAAATCATTCAGCGGGATTCCGTACGCATATTTTAGTCGGTGTTGGTTCCTGTTTAATGATGCTATTATCTTTATATGGTTTTGAGGCATTAATTGACCAATATGATAACATTCGCTTTGACCCGGCCCGTATACCTTCATATGTTATCAGTGGTATAGGTTTTCTTGGTGCCGGAACTATTATTGTCAATGGAATGACAATTCGCGGGTTAACTACTGCAGCTTCCATATGGACAGTAGCAGGATTGGGGCTTGTTGTAGGGGTAGGGATGTACGCCGCTGCTATATTTACTACATTAATTATTCTGTTAAGTCTGGTTTTCTTAAATAACTTTGAAAAATTATTTAAAAAGAGCCGGTCATCTATTCTGATTGAAATAGTAGCATTTCCCGGGTTAAAAATTAATAATATAGTCTCCGTATTTGAATCATATAATTTGTCTATTAAGCAAGTGGAAATTGAACGTGTTGAGGACGATTTGCGAAATATATTTATTAAAATCGATCGAGATTCTGAATTGGACCGGATGTCTCTTTTTACGGAAATATCAAGAATAGATCAGGTCAAAAATATTATCGAAAGAAAGTAG
- a CDS encoding CtsR family transcriptional regulator, which produces MSNISDIIEQHLKQILEAARQDAIEIKRSEIADQFQCVPSQINYVINTRFTVEKGYIVESKRGGGGYIRIIRIKHQDKAELIDDIIELINPTVTQQSAVDVLERLIEEDLVTEREAKIMLSAIDRNILAFKLPLRDEVRARVLTSMLTTLKYLTK; this is translated from the coding sequence ATGAGTAACATCTCAGATATTATCGAACAGCATTTGAAACAAATTCTGGAGGCTGCCAGGCAGGATGCGATTGAAATTAAACGGAGTGAGATTGCTGATCAGTTCCAGTGTGTACCATCGCAAATAAATTATGTGATTAACACCCGGTTTACTGTGGAAAAAGGATATATAGTTGAAAGTAAACGCGGTGGCGGCGGATACATTCGAATTATCCGGATCAAGCATCAGGATAAAGCGGAACTGATTGATGATATCATTGAATTGATAAATCCGACAGTAACGCAGCAGTCTGCAGTAGATGTACTCGAAAGACTGATTGAAGAAGACCTTGTTACGGAACGTGAAGCAAAGATAATGCTGAGTGCAATTGACCGGAATATACTTGCGTTTAAATTACCTTTGCGTGATGAAGTTCGTGCACGGGTACTGACTTCAATGCTGACGACGTTGAAATATTTAACAAAATAG
- a CDS encoding UvrB/UvrC motif-containing protein, translating into MECQECHERPATLHFTQVINGNKMEVHVCEVCAKEKGYMTYPEEGYALHNLLSGLFNFDTSSVESKKGTSYQTKELQCPQCEMTFSEFKRVGKFGCAECYDTFSDRLDPIFRRVHSGNTKHHGKIPTRKGGDLHTKKQVESYKAELQQLIEDEAFEEAATIRDKIKELERQMRGDRT; encoded by the coding sequence ATGGAATGTCAGGAGTGCCATGAACGACCAGCCACTCTTCACTTTACCCAAGTTATTAATGGGAATAAAATGGAAGTTCACGTGTGTGAAGTATGTGCAAAGGAAAAGGGGTACATGACATATCCTGAGGAAGGGTATGCGCTTCACAACTTATTATCCGGACTATTTAATTTTGATACCTCATCTGTGGAAAGCAAAAAAGGAACTTCCTATCAAACAAAAGAATTGCAATGCCCACAATGTGAAATGACATTCTCGGAATTTAAACGGGTTGGAAAATTTGGCTGTGCCGAATGCTATGATACCTTTTCAGACCGTCTTGATCCAATTTTCCGTCGTGTCCACAGCGGGAATACGAAACATCATGGAAAAATACCTACCCGTAAAGGCGGGGATTTGCATACGAAAAAACAGGTGGAATCCTATAAGGCTGAATTACAGCAATTAATTGAGGATGAAGCTTTTGAGGAAGCGGCAACAATACGAGATAAGATTAAGGAACTGGAAAGGCAAATGCGAGGTGATCGTACATGA
- a CDS encoding protein arginine kinase, with protein MTLQQFMNEAISPWMREDGPDSDIVLSSRIRLARNFSQYSYPILANDSDLQSISDFIQNEYEHKSFQNYEDFQFIPIRNLTQVEKRVLVEKHLISPHLAEHDNTSATLISKNEQVSVMINEEDHIRVQLYFPGFQIKKALEKAFEFDDWLEEKINYAFDETRGYLTSCPTNVGTGMRASVMMHLPALAMTQQINRMVPAINQLGLVVRGIYGEGSEALGNIFQISNQITLGKSEEDIVEDLQSVVRQLVEHERKARKRILEQSETRLEDRIYRSYGVLEYSRIIESKEAAKCLSNVRLGIDLGIVENVSRNILNELMVLTQPGFLQQYAKKTLTPNERDVLRATLIRERMQLEK; from the coding sequence ATGACCCTACAGCAATTTATGAACGAAGCAATCAGTCCGTGGATGCGTGAAGATGGGCCTGATAGTGATATTGTTTTAAGCAGCCGGATTCGCCTGGCTCGTAACTTTTCCCAATATTCGTATCCGATTTTGGCTAATGACTCGGATCTTCAAAGCATCAGTGATTTTATCCAAAATGAATATGAGCATAAATCTTTTCAGAACTATGAGGATTTCCAGTTCATTCCTATACGTAACTTAACACAAGTTGAAAAGCGTGTTCTGGTTGAGAAGCATTTGATCAGTCCCCATTTGGCAGAGCATGACAACACTTCTGCAACGCTTATCTCAAAAAATGAGCAAGTGTCGGTTATGATTAATGAAGAGGATCATATCCGGGTGCAGCTTTATTTTCCGGGATTTCAAATAAAAAAAGCACTTGAAAAAGCGTTTGAATTTGATGATTGGCTGGAAGAAAAGATCAACTATGCATTTGATGAAACGCGCGGCTACTTAACGAGTTGTCCGACAAACGTTGGAACAGGGATGCGTGCTTCTGTTATGATGCACCTTCCTGCACTTGCGATGACCCAGCAAATCAACCGTATGGTTCCGGCTATTAATCAATTAGGGCTCGTAGTTCGGGGAATTTATGGTGAAGGCAGTGAAGCATTAGGCAATATTTTTCAGATTTCCAACCAGATTACTTTGGGAAAATCAGAAGAGGATATTGTGGAGGACTTGCAAAGTGTTGTCCGGCAGTTAGTCGAGCACGAACGCAAAGCCAGAAAACGAATCTTGGAGCAGTCAGAAACAAGACTGGAAGACAGAATTTATCGTTCTTATGGTGTGTTGGAGTACAGTCGTATTATCGAATCAAAAGAGGCAGCAAAATGTTTGTCAAATGTACGTTTGGGAATAGACCTGGGGATTGTTGAAAATGTATCACGAAATATACTTAATGAATTAATGGTCCTGACCCAACCAGGCTTCCTGCAGCAATACGCCAAAAAAACACTAACGCCTAATGAACGCGATGTTCTTCGGGCAACACTTATTCGAGAGCGGATGCAATTAGAGAAATAG
- the clpC gene encoding ATP-dependent protease ATP-binding subunit ClpC — MMFGRFTERAQKVLALSQEEAVRLGHNNIGTEHVLLGLVREGDGIAAKALQSLGLEVPKIQEEVEKLIGVGKQPMQTIHYTPRAKKVVELSQDEARKLGHSYVGTEHILLGLIREGEGVAARVLNNLGVSLNKARQQVLQLLGSNESQAGRQGRGAQSSNANTPTLDSLARDLTESAKEGNIDPVIGRSKEIERVIQVLSRRTKNNPVLIGEPGVGKTAVAEGLAQQIVNNEIPETLRDKRVMTLDMGTVVAGTKYRGEFEDRLKKVMEEIRQATNIILFIDELHTLIGAGGAEGAIDASNILKPALSRGELQCIGATTMDEYRKYIEKDAALERRFQPIQVDEPTLEETVQILKGLRDRYEAHHRVTITDEAIEAAGNLSDRYITDRFLPDKAIDLIDEAGSKVRLSSYTVPPNLKELEQKLEEVRKEKDSAVQSQEFEKAASLRDSEQRLREELEETKEQWKEKQGQETSEVGVEDIANVVSVWTGVPVSQLTKEESERLLNMEETLHNRVIGQEEAVDAVSKAIRRARAGLKDPKRPIGSFIFLGPTGVGKTELARALAETMFADEEAMIRIDMSEYMEKHSTSRLVGSPPGYVGYDEGGQLTEKVRRKPYSVVLLDEVEKAHPEVFNILLQVLEDGRLTDSKGRVVDFRNTVLIMTSNVGANELKRNKYVGFNLGDENLDYNNMKTKVTEELKKAFRPEFLNRIDETIVFHSLERKHMKDIVTLMIKQLQRRLKDQEIEFTLTDKAVEKIANEGFDPEYGARPLRRSIQKNIEDLLSEELLKETIAKGQKVKIGLNNKGEFIVLP, encoded by the coding sequence ATGATGTTTGGACGTTTTACAGAAAGAGCACAAAAAGTACTTGCTTTGTCCCAGGAGGAAGCAGTACGACTGGGGCATAATAATATTGGTACCGAACATGTATTATTGGGACTTGTGCGTGAAGGGGATGGAATTGCTGCCAAGGCACTTCAATCCCTCGGTTTAGAAGTGCCAAAAATACAGGAAGAAGTTGAAAAACTGATTGGTGTAGGGAAGCAGCCGATGCAAACCATTCATTATACCCCTCGTGCCAAAAAGGTAGTGGAACTCTCACAGGATGAAGCACGCAAGCTTGGCCATTCCTACGTTGGAACAGAGCATATTCTCTTAGGCTTAATTCGTGAAGGAGAGGGTGTCGCAGCACGTGTACTGAATAATCTCGGCGTCAGCTTAAATAAAGCCCGTCAGCAAGTTCTTCAACTTCTGGGAAGTAATGAATCACAGGCAGGGCGACAAGGCCGTGGTGCGCAATCATCAAATGCCAACACACCAACATTGGATTCCTTGGCACGGGATTTAACAGAGAGTGCCAAAGAGGGGAATATTGACCCTGTTATTGGCCGGAGCAAAGAAATTGAACGTGTTATCCAAGTGTTAAGCCGCCGTACCAAAAATAACCCCGTATTAATTGGTGAACCGGGTGTTGGTAAAACAGCTGTTGCTGAAGGATTGGCTCAGCAGATTGTCAATAATGAGATTCCTGAGACATTACGTGATAAACGGGTAATGACCCTGGATATGGGTACAGTTGTCGCTGGCACCAAATACCGTGGTGAATTTGAGGATCGATTAAAAAAGGTAATGGAAGAAATACGCCAGGCGACGAATATAATTCTTTTCATCGATGAATTACACACATTGATTGGTGCTGGTGGAGCAGAAGGTGCTATCGATGCCTCCAACATCCTGAAACCTGCGTTGTCACGTGGGGAATTGCAATGTATTGGTGCAACGACGATGGATGAGTACCGTAAATATATTGAGAAAGATGCGGCATTGGAGCGCAGATTCCAGCCAATCCAGGTTGATGAGCCAACATTGGAAGAGACAGTTCAAATTTTAAAAGGACTGCGTGATCGTTATGAGGCACACCATCGTGTCACCATTACGGACGAAGCGATTGAAGCAGCTGGAAATCTGTCAGACCGTTATATTACAGACCGGTTTTTACCGGATAAAGCAATTGACTTAATTGATGAAGCAGGATCCAAAGTGCGTTTGAGCTCCTATACCGTTCCGCCAAACCTGAAGGAACTGGAGCAGAAGCTGGAAGAAGTACGTAAAGAGAAAGATTCTGCTGTTCAAAGCCAGGAGTTTGAAAAAGCAGCATCATTACGTGATTCAGAGCAGCGTTTACGTGAAGAACTGGAAGAAACCAAAGAACAATGGAAAGAAAAGCAAGGTCAGGAAACTTCCGAAGTCGGAGTGGAAGACATTGCGAATGTAGTTTCCGTTTGGACTGGTGTCCCGGTTTCACAATTAACAAAAGAAGAAAGCGAACGGCTTCTGAATATGGAGGAAACACTGCATAACCGTGTTATCGGCCAGGAAGAAGCAGTTGACGCTGTTTCAAAGGCTATTCGCCGGGCACGTGCCGGCTTAAAAGATCCGAAGCGACCAATTGGTTCGTTTATTTTCCTTGGCCCAACAGGGGTTGGGAAGACAGAGCTTGCCCGCGCGTTGGCGGAAACAATGTTTGCTGATGAAGAGGCGATGATCCGTATTGACATGTCCGAATACATGGAGAAACATTCCACGTCCCGCCTTGTTGGTTCGCCTCCTGGATATGTAGGATATGATGAAGGTGGACAGCTGACCGAGAAGGTGCGAAGAAAACCATACTCTGTTGTACTTTTGGATGAAGTGGAAAAAGCACACCCGGAAGTATTCAATATTCTACTGCAGGTACTTGAAGATGGGCGCTTAACAGATTCCAAAGGTCGTGTAGTTGATTTCCGTAATACCGTTCTCATCATGACATCCAACGTTGGTGCAAACGAATTGAAACGTAATAAATATGTTGGGTTTAATCTTGGTGATGAAAACCTGGACTACAATAACATGAAGACAAAAGTAACCGAAGAATTGAAAAAAGCATTCAGACCCGAGTTTTTAAACCGAATCGATGAGACAATTGTTTTCCATTCATTAGAGCGAAAACATATGAAAGATATTGTCACACTAATGATTAAACAACTGCAGCGCCGACTGAAAGATCAGGAAATTGAATTTACACTAACTGACAAAGCGGTTGAAAAGATTGCCAATGAAGGTTTTGACCCGGAATACGGCGCACGTCCGCTGCGCAGGTCCATCCAGAAAAATATTGAGGATTTATTGTCAGAGGAATTGTTGAAAGAAACAATTGCCAAAGGTCAAAAAGTGAAAATCGGCTTAAATAATAAAGGAGAATTTATTGTATTGCCATAA